TTCATGAGAGTTGCAGCGCGACGAATACGCTCCTTCTTGGGAATAATGCTTCCGCCCCGTTGATAAACAGGAATCTGTGCGAAAAATATGTAAGAAGACACTCGAATAAATATCATTGTTATAATAAAATCTTAAAGCTAATACCTTCTTTAAATCGGCTGGAATTGACTCGTGTCCCACGGTTGTGATTTTACGATAATCATCTACGTCATACCAAATATCACCTTTGCCATCTCCCTTTGTTGGGAAATAAACATCCACCTTAGAAACACCTTGTTGCATAACAGATCGCACCAGAAGTCTATCTTGCAGCAAAAATTCATTATCAATTGCAAACGCATTTTTATCCTTAGGGTAATGGGCCAATAATGGACGCATTACCGGATATCCATCACGTTCGTGTTCATAAAACATTGTGTACCACAGAGGCAGATAACTGTAACGTTCACGAATTGCACTTCGGATGATTTGCTTTGTGTCCTCAGGATAAAGCCATGGCTCGCGCCGTTTTGTGTCAATGTGTGCATGAGCTCGCATAAACGGCAAGAATGCACCAGTTTGATACCAACGTAAAAGCAATTCAGCGTCAGGGTTTCCAAAGAATCCACCAATATCAGCCCCACAGAAAGAGTAGCCAGCAACAGCTTCCGACAAGCACATTTTTACGCTTGCTTCTAAATGGCCCCAATCggctttgttatctcctgtcCACATGGCCGCATAACGCTGTGATCCGGCAAAATGCGATCGTGTGAGTATAAATGGACGTTGATTGGGGTCGCGTCTACTCAGTCCATCAAATGTAGCCATCAGGTACATGTGTCCATATAAATTATGAATATGTCGATGTTCCCAGCCTCCAAAGTGAACGTTATCTTTCAACATGGTGATCTCGGGACCATTAAATACCGATGGTTCGTTCATGTCATTCCAAATCATCACATCTTTCGTAGTAGTCTTGAAGTTCTCGAGGAGATATTGGTCAGCAAAGTATTTCCGCGCTTCAGGATTGAATATGTCTGGGTAACTCGACGATCCAGGCCAACACCACCCTTCATAATCGTGACCGTCTCTATTTTTCGTATATAAACCCCTGTCCGTGCAATCCTGATGGAAGAAATAGCCCGACTCTCGCTTAATATGGGGATCAATAATGATGGTCAAATGTCGGCCCAACGTTGTTAAATTCTTGATCATTTCCAGAGGGTGTTGGAATTTATGTGGATCCcaagtgaaatattttttgcCGTCAGTATATTCAATGTCTAGCCAAATTGTATCCATTGGAATATCATGTTCATCGAACTTATTGCTGACCGAATTCACGTCTTGCTCATCATTGTAgttccatcgactttgatggtAGGCCAAAGTAAATAATTGAGGCAACGGAGCAGTGCCTGTTAGGTCGGTATATTGCTTGAATGCATCAAGCGGGGATGGTCCAAGTAAAAGGAAAACATCCACAATTCCACTCTCCGACATGAAGTGAGCTGCTGGTGGTTCGGTTTGCCTCGAGCCTTGCGGAAGGAAAGTTCAAACTCAAATGCGGAAAATTCACAACCTTTGAAAACTTACCTGACACGAAATTGACGATTGAAGACATTACATTCTTTTCGGCGTTCGAGTTGAAAACGTCAACCCAGGTTTCAGAAGGATTCTGCCAGTAGACACCAATTGTTTCTTCAGGACTGTGAgacaatattttgaaagtatttTAGTTAAAAAGTTGAAGAATGGTAACTTGATTTCATGTTTTGATGCAGGATATTCCGTTATAAAAACATTCTTACCCATGTCCATATATAACAGGAATCGATCCGTAGAGTGCCATCTTGCTGTCCAGTTCATACTCGAAAACATCCAAATTATAAAGACGATAAGGGTCTGTGCCGGCAGTTGGCTTCAGAACAAATGAATCTGCGTGTTCTGGTATTCCAAACAAAACCTCTGCTTGTGGGAATGTAAAATCTAACGCAACTGCTTCTGGACCGTTCGGCTTGGTGTCATGATGTGATTTGAAGTTCTCTTCCCACGAGCCAGGATCCTCATCCTCAATTGACTTTGGTAAAACTTCTTTAGGTAATTCGTCGGGATTTTCGTTATTTTCAGTTTCGGCAGGCGGTTGGGGCTTTTTACGTAAATGTTCAAAGCGCATCAATCCCTTAGCATTAATAGACAATGAAAGCTTTTCATTTTGATAGAAGTCAATTTTAAATGGTGTTCCTGTCACGACGGCCTTACTGGTTCCAGACGTAATGACTAATTCATTATCTGCTCGTTCGCTGACTTTGATGCTGCAAGGAGTTATGAGAAATAGAATGTTAAGTCCGGCAACATTCAAAAGCCAGTGATTTACTCACGTTCCAGGGACTGGATTTGATTTCAAAGCATCATTCACTCGATATCGAGGTTTGAGTGGGGTTTTTTCATCGATGAGCAAACGGAAAGTATTTCCCTAAAAAAATCGTATTACAAATGATTTGATATAATTGTTTTCCCTGTTTGAATAATAATGTACCTGCAacgcttccaacttcaaagagaACAGATGGTTATTCTCTCTGTTCACTAGATCTGTGGTGATAGAGTCCGAATATATGTTCAGAGTTCCGGGGACTAATGCGAATGGCGAATCGCCTGGCGTCACTTTTCGGCAACGCCTGCAGAAACTACTTTGATCGCATGTCTTGAAGTTCGATCGATCAACCGTTAAAGCAAATTGGAGGATACAGAAAAGAATAGCGACAAGTGTCAACTTCATATtgaatctgaaatgaaaaaaaaaagaaattt
The DNA window shown above is from Hermetia illucens chromosome 5, iHerIll2.2.curated.20191125, whole genome shotgun sequence and carries:
- the LOC119656786 gene encoding neutral alpha-glucosidase AB isoform X1 — encoded protein: MDNNKPFEHFNTPLFCAAVVSCALVRFNMKLTLVAILFCILQFALTVDRSNFKTCDQSSFCRRCRKVTPGDSPFALVPGTLNIYSDSITTDLVNRENNHLFSLKLEALQGNTFRLLIDEKTPLKPRYRVNDALKSNPVPGTIKVSERADNELVITSGTSKAVVTGTPFKIDFYQNEKLSLSINAKGLMRFEHLRKKPQPPAETENNENPDELPKEVLPKSIEDEDPGSWEENFKSHHDTKPNGPEAVALDFTFPQAEVLFGIPEHADSFVLKPTAGTDPYRLYNLDVFEYELDSKMALYGSIPVIYGHGPEETIGVYWQNPSETWVDVFNSNAEKNVMSSIVNFVSGSRQTEPPAAHFMSESGIVDVFLLLGPSPLDAFKQYTDLTGTAPLPQLFTLAYHQSRWNYNDEQDVNSVSNKFDEHDIPMDTIWLDIEYTDGKKYFTWDPHKFQHPLEMIKNLTTLGRHLTIIIDPHIKRESGYFFHQDCTDRGLYTKNRDGHDYEGWCWPGSSSYPDIFNPEARKYFADQYLLENFKTTTKDVMIWNDMNEPSVFNGPEITMLKDNVHFGGWEHRHIHNLYGHMYLMATFDGLSRRDPNQRPFILTRSHFAGSQRYAAMWTGDNKADWGHLEASVKMCLSEAVAGYSFCGADIGGFFGNPDAELLLRWYQTGAFLPFMRAHAHIDTKRREPWLYPEDTKQIIRSAIRERYSYLPLWYTMFYEHERDGYPVMRPLLAHYPKDKNAFAIDNEFLLQDRLLVRSVMQQGVSKVDVYFPTKGDGKGDIWYDVDDYRKITTVGHESIPADLKKIPVYQRGGSIIPKKERIRRAATLMKDDPYTLIVCLDANQSAKGTLYIDDEKSFEYRKGQYLYIEYEFKNGVFKNRFIDNKSKYSPRSWLERIVIVGLEKVPKSAKLKASKSDAADLEVLPQGNAYVIRKPGIGMAEDFSITLKY
- the LOC119656786 gene encoding neutral alpha-glucosidase AB isoform X2 — its product is MASGGSVNGFNMKLTLVAILFCILQFALTVDRSNFKTCDQSSFCRRCRKVTPGDSPFALVPGTLNIYSDSITTDLVNRENNHLFSLKLEALQGNTFRLLIDEKTPLKPRYRVNDALKSNPVPGTIKVSERADNELVITSGTSKAVVTGTPFKIDFYQNEKLSLSINAKGLMRFEHLRKKPQPPAETENNENPDELPKEVLPKSIEDEDPGSWEENFKSHHDTKPNGPEAVALDFTFPQAEVLFGIPEHADSFVLKPTAGTDPYRLYNLDVFEYELDSKMALYGSIPVIYGHGPEETIGVYWQNPSETWVDVFNSNAEKNVMSSIVNFVSGSRQTEPPAAHFMSESGIVDVFLLLGPSPLDAFKQYTDLTGTAPLPQLFTLAYHQSRWNYNDEQDVNSVSNKFDEHDIPMDTIWLDIEYTDGKKYFTWDPHKFQHPLEMIKNLTTLGRHLTIIIDPHIKRESGYFFHQDCTDRGLYTKNRDGHDYEGWCWPGSSSYPDIFNPEARKYFADQYLLENFKTTTKDVMIWNDMNEPSVFNGPEITMLKDNVHFGGWEHRHIHNLYGHMYLMATFDGLSRRDPNQRPFILTRSHFAGSQRYAAMWTGDNKADWGHLEASVKMCLSEAVAGYSFCGADIGGFFGNPDAELLLRWYQTGAFLPFMRAHAHIDTKRREPWLYPEDTKQIIRSAIRERYSYLPLWYTMFYEHERDGYPVMRPLLAHYPKDKNAFAIDNEFLLQDRLLVRSVMQQGVSKVDVYFPTKGDGKGDIWYDVDDYRKITTVGHESIPADLKKIPVYQRGGSIIPKKERIRRAATLMKDDPYTLIVCLDANQSAKGTLYIDDEKSFEYRKGQYLYIEYEFKNGVFKNRFIDNKSKYSPRSWLERIVIVGLEKVPKSAKLKASKSDAADLEVLPQGNAYVIRKPGIGMAEDFSITLKY
- the LOC119656786 gene encoding neutral alpha-glucosidase AB isoform X3; translated protein: MKLTLVAILFCILQFALTVDRSNFKTCDQSSFCRRCRKVTPGDSPFALVPGTLNIYSDSITTDLVNRENNHLFSLKLEALQGNTFRLLIDEKTPLKPRYRVNDALKSNPVPGTIKVSERADNELVITSGTSKAVVTGTPFKIDFYQNEKLSLSINAKGLMRFEHLRKKPQPPAETENNENPDELPKEVLPKSIEDEDPGSWEENFKSHHDTKPNGPEAVALDFTFPQAEVLFGIPEHADSFVLKPTAGTDPYRLYNLDVFEYELDSKMALYGSIPVIYGHGPEETIGVYWQNPSETWVDVFNSNAEKNVMSSIVNFVSGSRQTEPPAAHFMSESGIVDVFLLLGPSPLDAFKQYTDLTGTAPLPQLFTLAYHQSRWNYNDEQDVNSVSNKFDEHDIPMDTIWLDIEYTDGKKYFTWDPHKFQHPLEMIKNLTTLGRHLTIIIDPHIKRESGYFFHQDCTDRGLYTKNRDGHDYEGWCWPGSSSYPDIFNPEARKYFADQYLLENFKTTTKDVMIWNDMNEPSVFNGPEITMLKDNVHFGGWEHRHIHNLYGHMYLMATFDGLSRRDPNQRPFILTRSHFAGSQRYAAMWTGDNKADWGHLEASVKMCLSEAVAGYSFCGADIGGFFGNPDAELLLRWYQTGAFLPFMRAHAHIDTKRREPWLYPEDTKQIIRSAIRERYSYLPLWYTMFYEHERDGYPVMRPLLAHYPKDKNAFAIDNEFLLQDRLLVRSVMQQGVSKVDVYFPTKGDGKGDIWYDVDDYRKITTVGHESIPADLKKIPVYQRGGSIIPKKERIRRAATLMKDDPYTLIVCLDANQSAKGTLYIDDEKSFEYRKGQYLYIEYEFKNGVFKNRFIDNKSKYSPRSWLERIVIVGLEKVPKSAKLKASKSDAADLEVLPQGNAYVIRKPGIGMAEDFSITLKY